One window from the genome of Daphnia pulex isolate KAP4 chromosome 9, ASM2113471v1 encodes:
- the LOC124201696 gene encoding axin-like isoform X3: protein MNGGGSVIRFSESAPRPPVFPGEENVPSSQVKMDPWASRFGRRGPSHPSTLSPSKGSSPVLTPRRHGQSMDENDLARRYEPAEGSASTSPPLVETPPYLRWAENLHFLLTDPDGVELFEKYLEQENCSHLLKFWFACEGLKRNWAEDPEKAVQIIQVIYKKYIRLKRVNVSELNRREINDRVANKATLDAHIFDEAQKDVEDLIRSSVYVNFLNSDVYLSYIQSMQNGIPDSPRSGRSQGGGSDITAKSSVAPDLAGTGASDDRGPHLGPLPTLHEDSEFSYPAVELNKPIPLTHDALMATKNVRMNVESRPVGGLYPSRVPHNPYHSVHTTSYYAPYNPVSRQDSEISSDAHTDDTRSLTDGSVDGSVLFYPAKPNRHQLRKARQKISNDCMRNRDPSINQPFIPRTQRLPPKEQQVMPKTPQEFAAELIQKLEAVKRDRESEEKLLRIVAERDSEASGLDEPCPQGARFKPGSECSARVLAEALSKIASSNEADTQSILDNHVQRIWADQTPLRSPGAPSPRPWSPENRRRLPPNSVAIPTKTSGPPIMSSSAYGPGYFQRSSAHHRRKDKDIEKGSTYSADSGAILDQGDSGRENRAHFSKSQSIPDTRRIGMTSSLGGASSAIGSKKSEYDRVHDSGLCLHTDPNPGTLMAPPSQPPKEKVLHWISTNDKWQEADRDPSSSKHRSRPPSSTSPISSRRSRQHKSAYGTSRSESLERAGASAGHLTQSEDDMARNRPPTKPKPSVSQPTSTHSTTMKKPASSGALSGEGSSAPTECTVVTFTFGDEPVPYRSRIPGRTVTLKQFKEICVPKKGNYKYYFKTNCEDDVAMAVNQEVIDDSEILPLWEDKVLGIVKLVD, encoded by the exons ATGAATGGAGGTGGATCTGTGATTCGTTTTTCGGAATCTGCTCCTCGACCCCCTGTCTTCCCAG GTGAAGAAAATGTGCCGTCAAGTCAGGTGAAGATGGATCCATGGGCTTCACGGTTCGGAAGGCGGGGCCCGTCGCATCCTTCGACGCTGTCGCCCTCCAAAGGTTCATCACCCGTCCTGACGCCTCGCAGACATGGCCAGTCGATGGACGAGAACGACTTGGCTCGCCGCTACGAACCGGCTGAAGGATCGGCCTCCACGTCTCCACCCTTGGTCGAAACGCCGCCCTATTTGCGATGGGCTGAAAATCTTCATTTCCTCCTGACCGATCCCGACGGCGTCGAActctttgaaaaatatctCGAACAGGAAAATTGTTCTCATTTACTCAAA ttTTGGTTTGCCTGCGAAGGCCTCAAACGAAACTGGGCAGAAGATCCCGAAAAAGCTGTCCAAATCATCCAAGTCATTTACAAAAAGTACATCCGGCTCAAAAGGGTCAATGTGTCGGAACTGAATCGGCGTGAGATTAACGACCGAGTGGCCAACAAAGCTACCCTTGACGCGCATATCTTTGACGAAGCGCAAAAGGATGTCGAAGATCTTATCCGCAGCTCAGTTTACGTCAACTTCCTAAATTCGGACGTCTATTTATCTTACATTCAA TCTATGCAAAATGGCATCCCGGATTCGCCTCGAAGCGGCCGGAGTCAAGGAGGAGGTTCAGACATCACCGCCAAATCTTCCGTCGCCCCTGATCTCGCCGGAACGGGCGCTTCAGATGATCGAGGACCTCACCTAGGGCCATTGCCTACTTTGCACGAAGATTCTGAATTCTCTTATCCTGCCGTCGAGCTCAACAAGCCAATCCCACTGACGCATGACGCTCTCATGGCCACCAAGAATGTCCGGATGAACGTCGAATCCCGACCAGTAGGCGGCCTCTACCCAAG TCGAGTGCCCCACAACCCATATCACTCCGTGCACACAACCAGCTATTACGCGCCGTACAATCCCGTTTCACGCCAGGATTCCGAGATATCCTCTGATGCTCATACGGACGACACTCGCTCACTGACCGATGGTTCTGT CGATGGTTCTGTCCTGTTTTACCCGGCCAAGCCTAACCGGCACCAACTGCGCAAAGCTCGGCAAAAGATTTCAAACGACTGTATGAGAAATCGTGATCCGTCTATAAACCAGCCATTCATCCCGCGAACTCAGCGTCTTCCACCCAAAGAACAG CAGGTGATGCCCAAGACGCCGCAAGAATTCGCCGCTGAGCTCATCCAAAAGTTGGAAGCCGTTAAACGAGATCGGGAATCTGAAGAAAAGTTGCTCCGGATTGTCGCTGAG AGGGATAGTGAAGCCAGTGGATTGGATGAGCCATGCCCGCAAGGCGCCCGCTTCAAACCCGGATCTGAATGCTCAGCTCGTGTTTTGGCAGAAGCACTGTCCAAAATCGCTTCTTCAAATGAAGCCGACACACAATCGATTCTCG atAACCACGTCCAAAGAATCTGGGCAGATCAGACGCCATTGCGATCACCCGGTGCACCTTCACCTCGGCCGTGGTCTCCAGAGAACCGGCGTCGATTGCCACCGAATTCTGTGGCTATTCCAACGAAAACCAGTGGGCCACCAATAATGAGCTCTTCTGCATATGGACCCGGCTATTTCCAACGCTCCTCAGCCCATCATCGGCGAAAAGACAAG gaTATCGAAAAGGGTTCGACCTACTCAGCAGACTCGGGTGCGATTCTCGATCAAGGTGACAGCGGAAGAGAAAATCGAGCTCACTTTTCCAAGTCGCAATCAATTCCTGATACGCGCCGGATTGGTATGACGTCCTCTCTTGGGGGAGCTAGCAGTGCCATCGGCAGCAAGAAATCAGAATACGATCGTGTCCATGACAGTGGTCTTTGCCTCCATACGGACCCTAATCCTGGAACACTAATGGCACCGCCTTCACAGCCACCCAAGGAAAAAGTGCTCCACTGGATCAGCACCAATGACAAATGGCAAGAAGCTGATAGAGATCCGTCTTCCAGCAAGCACAG GTCGCGTCCACCGAGTTCGACTTCACCCATTTCTTCCAGAAGGAGTCGGCAACACAAGTCCGCTTACGGGACTTCGAGGTCGGAATCGCTGGAACGAGCTGGAGCTTCCGCCGGTCATTTAACGCAAAGTGAAGACGATATGGCTAGAAATCGTCCTCCAACCAAGCCAAA ACCTAGCGTATCACAGCCAACTTCCACTCACTCGACAACGATGAAGAAACCAGCAAGTAGTGGAGCTCTCTCAG GTGAAGGAAGCTCAGCCCCAACAGAATGCACTGTTGTGACGTTCACTTTTGGAGATGAGCCCGTGCCCTACCGCAGCCGGATACCTGGACGAACTGTCACGCTCAAgcaattcaaagaaatttgtgtgcccaaaaaaggaaactacAA GTACTACTTTAAGACGAATTGCGAGGACGACGTAGCGATGGCAGTCAATCAGGAGGTTATTGACGACTCTGAGATTCTACCACTCTGGGAAGACAAAGTGCTGGGTATCGTCAAGCTTGTCGATTAG
- the LOC124201696 gene encoding axin-like isoform X5, with product MNGGGSVIRFSESAPRPPVFPGEENVPSSQVKMDPWASRFGRRGPSHPSTLSPSKGSSPVLTPRRHGQSMDENDLARRYEPAEGSASTSPPLVETPPYLRWAENLHFLLTDPDGVELFEKYLEQENCSHLLKFWFACEGLKRNWAEDPEKAVQIIQVIYKKYIRLKRVNVSELNRREINDRVANKATLDAHIFDEAQKDVEDLIRSSVYVNFLNSDVYLSYIQSMQNGIPDSPRSGRSQGGGSDITAKSSVAPDLAGTGASDDRGPHLGPLPTLHEDSEFSYPAVELNKPIPLTHDALMATKNVRMNVESRPVGGLYPSDGSVLFYPAKPNRHQLRKARQKISNDCMRNRDPSINQPFIPRTQRLPPKEQQVMPKTPQEFAAELIQKLEAVKRDRESEEKLLRIVAERDSEASGLDEPCPQGARFKPGSECSARVLAEALSKIASSNEADTQSILDNHVQRIWADQTPLRSPGAPSPRPWSPENRRRLPPNSVAIPTKTSGPPIMSSSAYGPGYFQRSSAHHRRKDKDIEKGSTYSADSGAILDQGDSGRENRAHFSKSQSIPDTRRIGMTSSLGGASSAIGSKKSEYDRVHDSGLCLHTDPNPGTLMAPPSQPPKEKVLHWISTNDKWQEADRDPSSSKHRSRPPSSTSPISSRRSRQHKSAYGTSRSESLERAGASAGHLTQSEDDMARNRPPTKPKPSVSQPTSTHSTTMKKPASSGALSGEGSSAPTECTVVTFTFGDEPVPYRSRIPGRTVTLKQFKEICVPKKGNYKYYFKTNCEDDVAMAVNQEVIDDSEILPLWEDKVLGIVKLVD from the exons ATGAATGGAGGTGGATCTGTGATTCGTTTTTCGGAATCTGCTCCTCGACCCCCTGTCTTCCCAG GTGAAGAAAATGTGCCGTCAAGTCAGGTGAAGATGGATCCATGGGCTTCACGGTTCGGAAGGCGGGGCCCGTCGCATCCTTCGACGCTGTCGCCCTCCAAAGGTTCATCACCCGTCCTGACGCCTCGCAGACATGGCCAGTCGATGGACGAGAACGACTTGGCTCGCCGCTACGAACCGGCTGAAGGATCGGCCTCCACGTCTCCACCCTTGGTCGAAACGCCGCCCTATTTGCGATGGGCTGAAAATCTTCATTTCCTCCTGACCGATCCCGACGGCGTCGAActctttgaaaaatatctCGAACAGGAAAATTGTTCTCATTTACTCAAA ttTTGGTTTGCCTGCGAAGGCCTCAAACGAAACTGGGCAGAAGATCCCGAAAAAGCTGTCCAAATCATCCAAGTCATTTACAAAAAGTACATCCGGCTCAAAAGGGTCAATGTGTCGGAACTGAATCGGCGTGAGATTAACGACCGAGTGGCCAACAAAGCTACCCTTGACGCGCATATCTTTGACGAAGCGCAAAAGGATGTCGAAGATCTTATCCGCAGCTCAGTTTACGTCAACTTCCTAAATTCGGACGTCTATTTATCTTACATTCAA TCTATGCAAAATGGCATCCCGGATTCGCCTCGAAGCGGCCGGAGTCAAGGAGGAGGTTCAGACATCACCGCCAAATCTTCCGTCGCCCCTGATCTCGCCGGAACGGGCGCTTCAGATGATCGAGGACCTCACCTAGGGCCATTGCCTACTTTGCACGAAGATTCTGAATTCTCTTATCCTGCCGTCGAGCTCAACAAGCCAATCCCACTGACGCATGACGCTCTCATGGCCACCAAGAATGTCCGGATGAACGTCGAATCCCGACCAGTAGGCGGCCTCTACCCAAG CGATGGTTCTGTCCTGTTTTACCCGGCCAAGCCTAACCGGCACCAACTGCGCAAAGCTCGGCAAAAGATTTCAAACGACTGTATGAGAAATCGTGATCCGTCTATAAACCAGCCATTCATCCCGCGAACTCAGCGTCTTCCACCCAAAGAACAG CAGGTGATGCCCAAGACGCCGCAAGAATTCGCCGCTGAGCTCATCCAAAAGTTGGAAGCCGTTAAACGAGATCGGGAATCTGAAGAAAAGTTGCTCCGGATTGTCGCTGAG AGGGATAGTGAAGCCAGTGGATTGGATGAGCCATGCCCGCAAGGCGCCCGCTTCAAACCCGGATCTGAATGCTCAGCTCGTGTTTTGGCAGAAGCACTGTCCAAAATCGCTTCTTCAAATGAAGCCGACACACAATCGATTCTCG atAACCACGTCCAAAGAATCTGGGCAGATCAGACGCCATTGCGATCACCCGGTGCACCTTCACCTCGGCCGTGGTCTCCAGAGAACCGGCGTCGATTGCCACCGAATTCTGTGGCTATTCCAACGAAAACCAGTGGGCCACCAATAATGAGCTCTTCTGCATATGGACCCGGCTATTTCCAACGCTCCTCAGCCCATCATCGGCGAAAAGACAAG gaTATCGAAAAGGGTTCGACCTACTCAGCAGACTCGGGTGCGATTCTCGATCAAGGTGACAGCGGAAGAGAAAATCGAGCTCACTTTTCCAAGTCGCAATCAATTCCTGATACGCGCCGGATTGGTATGACGTCCTCTCTTGGGGGAGCTAGCAGTGCCATCGGCAGCAAGAAATCAGAATACGATCGTGTCCATGACAGTGGTCTTTGCCTCCATACGGACCCTAATCCTGGAACACTAATGGCACCGCCTTCACAGCCACCCAAGGAAAAAGTGCTCCACTGGATCAGCACCAATGACAAATGGCAAGAAGCTGATAGAGATCCGTCTTCCAGCAAGCACAG GTCGCGTCCACCGAGTTCGACTTCACCCATTTCTTCCAGAAGGAGTCGGCAACACAAGTCCGCTTACGGGACTTCGAGGTCGGAATCGCTGGAACGAGCTGGAGCTTCCGCCGGTCATTTAACGCAAAGTGAAGACGATATGGCTAGAAATCGTCCTCCAACCAAGCCAAA ACCTAGCGTATCACAGCCAACTTCCACTCACTCGACAACGATGAAGAAACCAGCAAGTAGTGGAGCTCTCTCAG GTGAAGGAAGCTCAGCCCCAACAGAATGCACTGTTGTGACGTTCACTTTTGGAGATGAGCCCGTGCCCTACCGCAGCCGGATACCTGGACGAACTGTCACGCTCAAgcaattcaaagaaatttgtgtgcccaaaaaaggaaactacAA GTACTACTTTAAGACGAATTGCGAGGACGACGTAGCGATGGCAGTCAATCAGGAGGTTATTGACGACTCTGAGATTCTACCACTCTGGGAAGACAAAGTGCTGGGTATCGTCAAGCTTGTCGATTAG